Proteins encoded within one genomic window of Humulus lupulus chromosome 1, drHumLupu1.1, whole genome shotgun sequence:
- the LOC133826804 gene encoding uncharacterized protein LOC133826804, whose amino-acid sequence MKLLASYNDKVASVVQENAHLNATYTSPDIQKEILYIFSNKVKKEIPLKEGIFFVLSQHNLAISNIRGQGYDGASNMRGEWNGLQALICNELPYAYYIHCLAHRLQLALVAASREVSQVHQFFFVMVFIINIVTASCKCNDELKEAQSVELATKIANDEIESGTGLNQIGILNLLKMFNATCVILSKIAKEKVSYSQHGDADFACNQLLSFEFVFILHLMKEILEITRILSVALQRQSQDILNDMHIVASTKRLLESFRDSGWDSFLMKLQELNSRFNEHLVELVVLSTAFDPRDGFKLFKIDDICNLAEKYYPDDFSEQEVVRLRIELQHSTTERAFSIMKIIKIKLRNKMEDSFLNDCLIVCIEKEIATKFSTESIIDEFASIKNRQAQLTYKNNN is encoded by the exons ATGAAGTTATTGGCATCTTACAATGACAAG GTTGCAAGTGTTGTTCAAGAAAATGCTCATTTAAATGCCACATATACATCGCCTGATATTCAAAAGGAGATTCTTTATATATTTTCCAACAAAGTCAAGAAAGAGATTC CTTTGAAAGAAGGTATATTTTTTGTTCTTTCTCAACATAATTTAGCTATTTCTAACATACGCGGGCAAGGGTACGATGGAGCTAGTAACATGAGAGGAGAGTGGAATGGCTTGCAGGCTTTAATTTGTAATGAATTGCCATATGCATATTACATCCATTGTTTAGCCCATCGCCTCCAACTTGCTTTAGTTGCAGCTTCTCGAGAAGTAAGTCAAGTTCATCAATTTTTCTTTGTCATGGTTTTCATTATCAATATTGTTACTGCATCTTGCAAGTGTAATGATGAATTAAAGGAGGCTCAATCTGTTGAACTTGCTACTAAGATTGCAAATGATGAAATTGAATCAGGGACGGGGCTAAATCAAATTGGCATCTTAAA CTTGCTCAAAATGTTTAATGCAACTTGTGTGATTTTGAGTaaaattgcaaaagaaaaagTTTCATATTCTCAACATGGAGATGCAGATTTTGCTTGCAATCAATTATTATCTTTTGAGTTTGTTTTCATATTACATCTTATGAAAGAGATTTTGGAAATTACTCGTATTCTTAGTGTAGCCTTACAACGACAATCACAAGATATTTTGAATGATATGCATATTGTTGCAAGTACAAAAAGGCTACTTGAGAGCTTTCGAGACTCGGGATGGGATTCTTTCCTCATGAAG TTGCAAGAATTAAACTCTAGATTCAATGAACATTTAGTAGAGTTGGTTGTTCTTAGCACTGCTTTTGATCCTAGAGATGGATTTAAATTGTTCAAGATTGATGATATTTGCAACCTTGCAGAGAAGTACTATCCTGATGATTTCTCAGAGCAAGAAGTAGTACGTCTAAGAATTGAACTTCAACATT CAACTACAGAACGAGCATTTTCTATCATGAAAATTATCAAGATAAAGCTCCGAAACAAGATGGAAGATAGTTTTTTGAATGATTGCTTAATTGTTTGTATTGAGAAAGAAATTGCTACAAAATTTAGTACTGAATCCATTATAGATGAGTTTGCATCTATAAAGAATCGTCAAGCACAACTtacttataaaaataataattga